In Cellulomonas fulva, the sequence GCAGGCGCACGGCCTCGGGCTGGGCGCGCAGGGCGTCGAGCACGTCGTCGCTCACCGTGGAGCCCGCGTCGGTGACCACGTAGCCGAGCTCGCCGCGCGTCGCGAGGAGCTGGCCCTCGATGTTCACGCCGTGCTCGGCCAGGGTCGCGTTGACCTTGGCGAGGACGCCGGGGACGTTGCGGTGGAGGTAGGCGAGCCGGTGCACGCCCGGCGGCTGGTCGAGGGCGACGTTCGGGAGGTTGACCGAGAGGGTCGTCGAGCCGGTCGCCAGGTAGTCGCGCACCTTGTTGGCCACGAACTGCCCGATCGCCTCCTGGGCCTCCTCGGTCGAGCCGCCGGTGTGCGGGGTGAGGATCACGTTCGGGAGGCCGAGCAGCTCGGACTCGAACGGGTCGCCCTTGCGCTTGGGCTCGACCGGGAACACGTCGATCGCGGCGCCCGAGAGCTGCCCGGAGACGATCGCGTCCCGGACGGCGGCGGGGTCGACGACGAACCCGCGGGACAGGTTGAGCAGGATGGCACCCGGCTTCATCCGGGCGATCTGCGGTGCGCCGAAGAACCCGGCGTTGCCGGGACGGCCGTCCACGTGCAGCGTGACGATGTCGGCCGTGCTCAGCAGCTCGTCGAGCGAGGCGGCCCGCCGCGCGTTGCCGAGCGCGAGCTTCTCCGCCGCGTCGTAGAAGACGACGGACATGCCGAGGTTCTCGGCGAGCACCGACAGCTGGGTGCCGATGTTGCCGTAGCCGATGATGCCGAGCGTGCGACCCCGCACCTCGTGCGCGCCGGTGGCTGACTTGTTCCAGACCCCGGAGTGCATCTCCTTGTCGAACACGGTCAGCCGGCGCGTGAGCGCGATGATGTCCGCGATCGCGATCTCGACGACCGAGCGCGTGTTGGAGAACGGCGCGTTGAACGTGGCGACGCCCAGGTCGGCCGCGGCGCGCAGGTCGATCTGGTTGGTGCCGATGCAGAAGGCGCCGACCGCGACGAGGTCCTTCGCCTGAGCCAGGACGTCGGCCGTGACCTGGGTCTTCGACCGGATCCCGAGCAGCTGCACACCGTCCAGGGACTCGACGAGCTCGGACTCGTCGAGCGCGCCGGTGCGGGTGGTGACATCGAAGCCCGCGGCCTCGAGGATCGCGCGGGCCTGCGGGTGGAGGTTCTCGAGCAAGAGGGCCTTGGGCACGGGCACATGGTGCGCCTGTCCGGGTGCTGGGCGCGCGGGCGTCCGTCCTGCGGACACCGTCCCGGTGGTCGGTGAGGTGTGCTCAGCAGCCGCTCGGGAGCGGTGCCGCGTGCAGCACGTGGAGCGTGCGCGTGGGGCGGGTCATCGCCACGTACAGGTCGCCGGCCGAGCGGGCCAGGACCTCGGCGGGCTCGACCAGCACGACGACGTCGAACTCCAGGCCCTTGGCCGCCAGGGGCGTCAGCACGACGACGGGCGCGTCGAGGTCGGGCGCGCCGTCGGGCGCGAGCAGACCCGCGTCCGCCGCGGCCGCGCGGACCGACTCCTGCCGCTCCGCCACCGCCAGGAGAGCCACGCGGCCGCCACCGGAGGCGTCGCGCACCTCCTCGAGCGCGTCGGCCGCGACGGCCGCCGCGCGCCGCTCGAGCTCGTCGCCGGGGACCTGCCGCACGACGAGCGCGTCCGGCACCTCACGCGCGGACGTGAGCGGCGACCGAGGCAGGCCCGCCGCATCGGCGACCCGGCCCGCCACGTCCGCGACCGCGGCGGGCGTGCGGTAGTTCACGGTCAGGTCGGCCTGCCGCCAGGAGCCGCGGAGCACGGGGTCGAGCATCCGCGCCCAGCTGCGCGCACCGGCGGGGGACGTGGTCTGCGCGACGTCGCCCACGATCGTCAGCGAGCGCGTCGGCACGCGTCGCAGCAGGATGCGCCAGGCCATGGCGGAGAGCTCCTGCGCCTCGTCGACCACGACGTGCCCGTACGTCCACCGTCGGTCGGCGGCGGCGCGCTCGGCGGTCGTGAGGGCCGGACCGCCGCCGGCGAACCGGTCGGCGAGCAGCTCCGCGGAGACGAACGCCCCGCCCCCGGTCTGCTCGAGGACCTGCCGCGCGTACGCCACCTCGCGGGCCCGCGCGTCGGCCGCGGCCCGGGCCTGCGCGCGGTCCGCCTGGTCGTCCTCGCCGAGCAGCTCCGCGGCCTCGTCGAGCAGCGGCACGTCCGCGGGCGTCCACGGCGCGTCGGCGGGCCGCGCGAGCAGCGCGCGGTCGCGCTCCGACAGCTCGGGCGCCGCCTGGGCCAGGCGCCACGGTCGTGAGTACAGGTCGCCGACGAGCTTCTGCGGGCTCATCGGCATCCACGCGAGGTTGAGCGCGATGCGCACCTCCCGCGTCGAGCGCAGCTCCTCGACGATCTCGCCGCGCTCGTCGGCCGGCACCTCGAACGCGAGCTGCGACACGTACTGGTTCGCGAGGCGCGAGAGCATGTCGCGGACGAACGCGACCCGCGCGAGGTTGTGCGGGCGGTGCAGGCGCCGCGCGCGGGCGATCGCCTGGGCGACGTCGTCGGGCCGGACCACGACCCTGCGGCCGTCGATGCGCACCTCGACCGGCTCGGCGGGCACCCGCTGCCGTGCGCGCACGGCGCGCTCCACGACGCGCGCCATGATCGCGCGACCCTTGATCTCGGCGACCTCGTCGGGCTCGGTCCCGTCCGCGACGACGCCCGGGACCAGGTCCGCGACCGTCGTCGTGACCACGCCGGTCTCGCCGAGGGACGGCAGGACCTGGTCGATGTACCGCAGGAAGGTGCGGGACGGGCCGACGAGCAGCACGCCCGAGCGCTCGAGCAGGCGGCGGTGCGCGTAGAGCAGGTACGCGGCGCGGTGCAGCGCCACGGCGGTCTTTCCCGTGCCCGGCCCGCCCTGCACGACGAGCGCGCCCCCCAGCTCGGAGCGGATGATCCGGTCCTGCTCGGCCTGGATGGTCGCGACGATGTCGCCCATCCGGCCGGTCCGGCCGGCGCGCAGGCCGGCGAGCAGCGCGCCCTCGCCCGAGAGCCCCGACAGCTCGGCGCCGTCGCCGTCGAGGAGCTCGAGGTCGAGCACCTCGTCCTCCACACCGGTCACGGTGCGGCCGCGGGTGACCACGTGCCGGCGCCGGCGCACGCCGTCCGGGTGCGCGGCCGTCGCCCGGTAGAACGCCTGCGCCGCCGGTGCCCGCCAGTCGGTGAGCAGCGGGGTCTGCTCCGGGTCGGTCAGACCGATGCGACCGACGTAGCGCCGCGAGTCGTCTTCGAGGTCGAGCCGGCCGAAGACCAGGCGCTCCTCGACGGCCTCGAGCTGTGCGAGGCGGTCCTCGTAGAGGGTCGCGAACGCGTCGCGCTCGCTGCGGTTCTGGGGCGAGCCGGACGGGCCCTGGCGCCGCACCTCGGCGAGGCGCGCGCGGGTCTGGCCGCGCAGGTCGTCGAGGCGGCCGTACACGACGTCGACCTGGGCCTGCTCGCGTGCGATCTCGTCGTCCGTGCCGGCCGTCACGTCGCGCGTCCTCCTCGGTCGTGGGGCAATCGTCGGGCTGGTCGTCGGGCTGGTCGTCGGTCTGGTCGTCGGGCTGGTCGTCGGGCCAGGTCGGTCGGACCAGGTCGTCGGCTCACGCCAGGTCGGGTACGACGAGCGCGAGCGGCCGTCCATTCTTCCACCTGCACGACGAGCCGACGCACGCGGCGTGTCGCGGCGCGCCGGTGCGACCCCGTCGTGCCGGGCGACGGGGCGTCTGCCTGCGGGAGGGCCGCGCGGGGCCGTACGCTTCGGGTGCCCGAGGAGAGGATCGCCGTGATCGAGGTCGACCCCAGGCGCCCCGCGGGCTACCCCGCCGCGACCGGGGCGCTGCGCCTGCTCGTCGTCGAGGACGACGAGGGTGACTGGCTGCTCGTGTCCGAGCACCTGGCCGACGCCGGGCTGGACGCCGACCTGGTCCGCGCCCGCACGCTCGACGAGGCCGTCGGCCTGCTCGACGTGGACTGCGTCCTGCTGGACCTCGGCCTGCCGGACGCCGTCGGGCTCCCGGCGCTCGACCGGCTGCTGGCCGCGGGCGCACCCGCCGTCGTCGTGCTCACCGGCATGTCCGAGGCCGACGCCGGGCTCGCCGCGGTCGCGGCGGGCGCCCAGGACTACCTGCTCAAGGTCGACGTGGACGGCGAGCGGCTGGCGCGGTCCGTGCGCTACGCGATCCAGCGCAAGCGCCTCGAGGAGACCGACCGCCAGCTGTACCGCAGCAACGTCCGCGAGCAGGAGACCACGCGGCTCGAGCAGGCGCTCCTGCCGCGCCCCGCGGTCGCGGACCGCTCGCTCGAGCTCATGGTCGGCTACCGCGCGGGCCGTGACGGCGTGCTCGGTGGCGACTTCTACGACGCGGTGCAGCGTCCCGACGGCAGCGTCCTGGTGCTGGTCGGTGACGTGTGCGGGCACGGGCCCGACGAGGCCGCGCTCGGCGCGACGCTGCGCACGGCCTGGCGCACGCTCGTGCTGGCCGGCATCCCGACCGACCAGATCCTCGGGCTCGTCGAGCGCGTGCTCGAGGCCGAGCGGGCCCGTCCGGAGGTCTTCACGACCGCCGCGATGCTCGCCGTCGCGCCGGACCGGCGGCACGCCGACCTCTACCTGGCGGGTCACCCCGTGCCGTTCCTGCTCGGGCCGCCGACCACGCTCGTCTCCTCCGCCGCCCGCGGCCGCGCGCTCGGCATCCCGGTGGACGGCGGCTGGCGGCCGCTGCACCTGGAGCTCGACGCGCCCTGGCGGCTGCTGCTGCACACCGACGGACTGATGGAGGCGACCATCGCCGGGAGCACCGAGCGGCTGGGCAAGCCCGGCCTGGTCGCGGTCGTCGACGAGGCGCTGACCGCCGAGGGCTCGAGCCCGACGGGCCACGACGGGTCGGCGCAGGCGCCCGACCTCGTCGGACGCGTGATCGACCGGGTGCGCGCGCTGCACGGCGGCGACCTGGTCGACGACGCGGCGGTCGTCGTCGTCGGGTGGCGCGGGTGAGCGCGGCGGCAGCCAGCCGCGAGGGCGGACGTCCGCGGGCGGGCTCGAGGACGTCGCTGCGCCACCGGCTGCGCCAGCTCCTCGTGGGCGCCGGGGCGTTCCTCGTCGTGCTCGTCGCGCTCGCGGGCGTCGCCTACGCGCAGCAGGTGCAGCGCCAGGACATCGTCACGCAGGACCTGTTCGAGGCCATCACCCGGGCCGACGCCGGCTACGTCACGCTGGTCGACGCCGAGACGAGCCTGCGCGGGTACGCGCTGACCGGGGACCCCGCCGCGCTCGAGCCGTACGAGCGGGCCGTGGCGCAGGGACCGGAGTTCGAAGACATCGCGCAGGACGTCGCGCAGGTGCGTCAGGACCCGACGGTGGACGCGACGGCGGAGCGCGCCGACGCTCTCGCGCGCGAGTGGTACGAGGAGTACGCCGCGCCCCTGGTCGCCCAGATCGAGGCGGACGGCATCGACTCGGTCGACCCGGCGCAGATCGAGGAGGGCAAGCAGCGGTTCGACGAGCTGCGCGCGGCGGTCACGGAGTTCGTCGACGCGTTGCGCGTCCTGCGTGACGACGTGGCGCACGAGCTCACCCGGTGGACGCGCGCCGCCTCGACCGTCGTCGGCGTCCTGGCGGTCGTCATGGTCACGGTCGGCGTGCTGGTGTGGGTCGCGCTGCGTCGTTGGGTCGTCGAGCCGCTCGAGCAGGTCGGCGCGGACGTCCGCGGCGTCGCGTCGGGCGACCTCGCGCACCCGGTCCTCGCGCAGGGACCCGACGAGGTGCGCTCGCTCGCCCACGACGTCGAGCGGATGCGCACGACGCTCGTCGAGCAGGTGCACGCGGTGGAGGCGGCCCGTCGCGAGGTCGAGGACGCGCACGCGCGACTCGGCGAGCAGGCCGAGGAGCTGCGCCGGTCCAACCGCGACCTCGAGCAGTTCGCCTACGTCGCGTCGCACGACCTGCAGGAGCCGCTGCGCAAGGTCGCGAGCTTCACGCAGCTCCTGCAGAAGCGGTACGGCGGCCAGCTCGACGAGCGCGCGGACCAGTACATCGCGTTCGCCGTGGACGGCGCGAAGCGGATGCAGCGGCTGATCCAGGACCTGCTCGGGTTCTCCCGCGTGGGCCGGGTCGGCCGCGAGCTCACCGACGTCGACCTCGGCGCCGCGCTCGACGTCGCCACGTCGCAGCTCGAGGAGGCGATCGCGGACGCGGGCGCCACGGTCACGCACGGCGAGCTGCCCACGGTCGTCGGCGAGGAGCCCCTGCTCGTCCAGCTGTTCCAGAACCTCGTCGGGAACGCCGTGAAGTTCCGCGACCCGGAGCGTCCCGCGCGCGTCCACCTCTCGGCGCGCCGCGTGCCCGGGGCGTGGGAGCTGGCCTGCGAGGACGACGGGATCGGCATCGACGAGCAGTACGCCGAGCGCGTGTTCGTGATCTTCCAGCGGCTGCACGCCAAGGACCTCTACGAGGGCACGGGCATCGGCCTGGCGCTGTGCAAGAAGATCGTCGAGTTCCACCGCGGCCGGATCTGGATCGAGCAGCCGACCGACGGCGTGGGGACCCGGATCTGCTGGACGCTGCCCGACCCCGTCGAGGACGCGGCTGCGGCTACGCTCACCGACGGCACCACCAGCACGACCATCGAGCCCGCCGCCTCCGGCGGGCCCACGAGCGCCGCGGGCGCGAGGGACGGAGCACACGCATGACGGGTTCGCGCAAGACCATCGACGTCCTGCTGGTCGAGGACGACCCGGGCGACGTCCTGATGACGCGCGAGGCGTTCGAGCACAACAAGGTGCGGAACACGCTCACGGTCGTCGCCGACGGGGTGAGCGCGCTGCAGTACCTGCGCAAGGAGGGCGAGCACGCGGACGCGAGCACGCCGGACCTGGTCCTGCTCGACCTGAACCTGCCGCGGATGGACGGGCGCGAGGTCCTCGAGGCGCTCAAGGCCGACGAGCGGCTGCGGATGATCCCCGTCGTCGTGCTCACGACGTCGGAGGCCGAGGAGGACGTGGTGCGCAGCTACGCGCTGCACGCCAACGCGTACGTCACCAAGCCGGTCGACTTCGACGCGTTCATCACCGTGGTCCGGCAGATCGACGAGTTCTTCGTCGAGGTCGTGCGCCTGCCTCAGCGCTGACCCGGGAATCCGCGGGGGCGTGCGGACGTTCTAGCCGGCAGAGCACCGGGCCTCCCGGTGGGGACGACGACGACGGACGAGGGAGCACGCGCGAGCATGCTGGACCCCAAGGACATCTACGAGCTGGACCCGGTCGTGGCGGCCGAGGTCGACGCGCGCGCCGCGGCGCAGGGATCGGGCCCCGTGCTCGTGCACGCGGTGCGCGGCTTCGTCGACGCCGGCAGCACCGGCCAGCTCGCGGTGGAGCACCTGGCCGAGGAGCTCACGACCACGCGGCTGGCGACGTTCGACGCCGACCAGCTGGTCGACTACCGCTCACGGCGCCCGGCGATGACGTTCGAGGCCACCACCTGGACGTCGTACGAGGCGCCCGAGCTGGTGGTCGACATGGTGCGCGACGCCGACGGCGTGCCGTTCCTGCTGCTGCACGGCAGCGAGCCGGACGTGCAGTGGGAGCGGTACGTGGCGGCGGTGCGGCAGATCGTCGAGCGGTTCGACGTGCCGCTGACCGTCGGCCTGCACGGGATCCCGATGGGGCTGCCGCACACCCGCCCCGTCTCGGTGACGGCGCACGCGACGCGCCCGGAGCTGGTGGCCGAGCACCCCGCCTGGTTCGGCAAGGTCCAGGTCCCGGCGAGCGCGGGCGCCCTGCTCGAGCTGCGGCTGGGGGAGGCGGGGCACGACGCGGTCGGCTTCGCGGTGCACGTGCCGCACTACCTCGCGCAGTCCGCGTACCCGCAGGCGACGATCGCCGGCCTGCGCGCCGTCGAGCGCGCCACGGGCCTCGAGCTGCGCACGGACGGGCTCGAGCAGGCCGCGACCGACGCGACGCTGGAGATCGAGCGGCAGGTCGCGGAGTCCGACGAGGTGCGCACGCTCGTGCACGCGCTCGAGGAGCAGTACGACGCGTTCAGCCGCAGCATCGGCCGCACGAGCCTCCTGGCCCAGAGCGCCGACCTGCCCACCGCCGACGAGCTGGGCGCCGAGTTCGAGCGCTTCCTCGCGCAGCAGGGCGACGACGGGGCCTGAGCCGTCACCCGACCGGCGGACCCCTGCGGTCGACCTTTACCCAATCGTTGTCAAAACGCGGCGAACGGGGAGCCCGGAGGCGTGGCGCAGGCCACATCCCTGGTGCAAGGATCGTGCTCGTTGCAGTGGCGTGATCGCTTGACCGGAACCACTCCACCACGGCCCCCGGGCTGCGGTGCGAGGTCCCGCCGGCCCCGAGGCCGGTCCACCGGTGCAGGACGTGAGGCATTGCGGCACGGCCGTGGTGAACAGGTCCGCGGCCGTCACCGGTTGGATGACAGGAAGCAAGTCATGGCACAGGGTGCTGTCAAGTGGTTCAACGCTGAGAAGGGCTACGGGTTCATCGCCCAGGACGGCGGCGGCGCCGACGTCTTCGTCCACTACTCGGCGATCGACTCGCAGGGCTACCGCTCGCTCGACGAGGGTCAGCGCGTCGAGTTCGAGATCACGCAGGGCGCGAAGGGTCCGCAGGCCGAGAGCGTCCGCCCGCTCTGATCTCTCCTCGTCCGGGGCGTCGTGCCGCGGACGGTGGTCCGAGGGCCGTCCCGGTCACGGGGCGGCCCTCGGCGCGTCCGCCGCAGCTCCGCCGTCCGGCGCGGGCGGCGGGTCCCGCAGCACCGGCGCACCTGCGACAAAGGCGCGCAGCTCGTCGCCGCGCAGCAGCCGCGCCGGTGCCGGGAGCGTGCGCACGGCGCGCGCGAGCCCGGCGACCCCGAGCAGGTCCTCGTCGTGCGCGGCCGCCACGACGACGTTGCCGTAGCCCCGTCCGCGCAGGAGCGCGGGCTCGGCGATCACGGCGACGTCCGCGAACGCCTCGCGGAGCGTCGCGATCTCGCTGCGCGCGAGCGTGAGCGGCGGCCGGTCCGCGCAGTTCACCAGGTACACGCCCCCGGCCCGGACGACGCGGGCGGCCTGCTGCGCGACCTCGAGGGTCGTCAGGTGCGCAGGCGTGCGGTCGCCGGCGAACACGTCGCGCACGACGACGTCCGCGCTCGCGTCCGCGAGCCGTTCGAGCTGCTCGCGCGCGTCTCCCGCCCGGATCCGCAGGGCGGGTGCCCGGGGGAGGCCGAACCAGGTGCGCGCGAGCTCGGGCAGCCGCGCGTCGAGCTCCACCGCGAGCTGCCTCGAGCCGGGGCGCGTCGCGTCGAGCGCGCGCGCGAGCGCGCAGCCGCCGGCGCCCAGGTGCACCACGTCGAGCGGCGTCCCGGGGCGGACGACGTCGATCACGAGCGCCATCTGCTGCATGTACTCGAACGCGAGGACCCCGGAGTCCTCGAGGTCCACGTACGAGCTCGGCACGCCGTTGACCAGGAGCGTGGCGCCGGAGGCGTGGTCGGGGTCGGGTCGGACCTCGACGGTGCCCGTCGGGACCTCGACCGGCCCGTCGGGCCAGCCCGCTCGCAGTGCCGCCGGCCCGCCGCGGTGCGAGGCAGCCGCGCGTGCGGAGCCGGGTGTCGGTGGTCGGTGGGAGCCTTCACGTCGTCGGGCCGCGGACATCCCACGACTCTACGCACCGGCGGTTTCTTCCGCGGACGTGGCAGAGCTCGTGGCGGACGTCC encodes:
- a CDS encoding spermidine synthase; translation: MSAARRREGSHRPPTPGSARAAASHRGGPAALRAGWPDGPVEVPTGTVEVRPDPDHASGATLLVNGVPSSYVDLEDSGVLAFEYMQQMALVIDVVRPGTPLDVVHLGAGGCALARALDATRPGSRQLAVELDARLPELARTWFGLPRAPALRIRAGDAREQLERLADASADVVVRDVFAGDRTPAHLTTLEVAQQAARVVRAGGVYLVNCADRPPLTLARSEIATLREAFADVAVIAEPALLRGRGYGNVVVAAAHDEDLLGVAGLARAVRTLPAPARLLRGDELRAFVAGAPVLRDPPPAPDGGAAADAPRAAP
- a CDS encoding cold-shock protein; the encoded protein is MAQGAVKWFNAEKGYGFIAQDGGGADVFVHYSAIDSQGYRSLDEGQRVEFEITQGAKGPQAESVRPL
- a CDS encoding proteasome assembly chaperone family protein, with the protein product MLDPKDIYELDPVVAAEVDARAAAQGSGPVLVHAVRGFVDAGSTGQLAVEHLAEELTTTRLATFDADQLVDYRSRRPAMTFEATTWTSYEAPELVVDMVRDADGVPFLLLHGSEPDVQWERYVAAVRQIVERFDVPLTVGLHGIPMGLPHTRPVSVTAHATRPELVAEHPAWFGKVQVPASAGALLELRLGEAGHDAVGFAVHVPHYLAQSAYPQATIAGLRAVERATGLELRTDGLEQAATDATLEIERQVAESDEVRTLVHALEEQYDAFSRSIGRTSLLAQSADLPTADELGAEFERFLAQQGDDGA
- a CDS encoding response regulator — protein: MTGSRKTIDVLLVEDDPGDVLMTREAFEHNKVRNTLTVVADGVSALQYLRKEGEHADASTPDLVLLDLNLPRMDGREVLEALKADERLRMIPVVVLTTSEAEEDVVRSYALHANAYVTKPVDFDAFITVVRQIDEFFVEVVRLPQR
- a CDS encoding sensor histidine kinase; amino-acid sequence: MSAAAASREGGRPRAGSRTSLRHRLRQLLVGAGAFLVVLVALAGVAYAQQVQRQDIVTQDLFEAITRADAGYVTLVDAETSLRGYALTGDPAALEPYERAVAQGPEFEDIAQDVAQVRQDPTVDATAERADALAREWYEEYAAPLVAQIEADGIDSVDPAQIEEGKQRFDELRAAVTEFVDALRVLRDDVAHELTRWTRAASTVVGVLAVVMVTVGVLVWVALRRWVVEPLEQVGADVRGVASGDLAHPVLAQGPDEVRSLAHDVERMRTTLVEQVHAVEAARREVEDAHARLGEQAEELRRSNRDLEQFAYVASHDLQEPLRKVASFTQLLQKRYGGQLDERADQYIAFAVDGAKRMQRLIQDLLGFSRVGRVGRELTDVDLGAALDVATSQLEEAIADAGATVTHGELPTVVGEEPLLVQLFQNLVGNAVKFRDPERPARVHLSARRVPGAWELACEDDGIGIDEQYAERVFVIFQRLHAKDLYEGTGIGLALCKKIVEFHRGRIWIEQPTDGVGTRICWTLPDPVEDAAAATLTDGTTSTTIEPAASGGPTSAAGARDGAHA
- a CDS encoding PP2C family protein-serine/threonine phosphatase, with translation MPEERIAVIEVDPRRPAGYPAATGALRLLVVEDDEGDWLLVSEHLADAGLDADLVRARTLDEAVGLLDVDCVLLDLGLPDAVGLPALDRLLAAGAPAVVVLTGMSEADAGLAAVAAGAQDYLLKVDVDGERLARSVRYAIQRKRLEETDRQLYRSNVREQETTRLEQALLPRPAVADRSLELMVGYRAGRDGVLGGDFYDAVQRPDGSVLVLVGDVCGHGPDEAALGATLRTAWRTLVLAGIPTDQILGLVERVLEAERARPEVFTTAAMLAVAPDRRHADLYLAGHPVPFLLGPPTTLVSSAARGRALGIPVDGGWRPLHLELDAPWRLLLHTDGLMEATIAGSTERLGKPGLVAVVDEALTAEGSSPTGHDGSAQAPDLVGRVIDRVRALHGGDLVDDAAVVVVGWRG
- the serA gene encoding phosphoglycerate dehydrogenase — protein: MPKALLLENLHPQARAILEAAGFDVTTRTGALDESELVESLDGVQLLGIRSKTQVTADVLAQAKDLVAVGAFCIGTNQIDLRAAADLGVATFNAPFSNTRSVVEIAIADIIALTRRLTVFDKEMHSGVWNKSATGAHEVRGRTLGIIGYGNIGTQLSVLAENLGMSVVFYDAAEKLALGNARRAASLDELLSTADIVTLHVDGRPGNAGFFGAPQIARMKPGAILLNLSRGFVVDPAAVRDAIVSGQLSGAAIDVFPVEPKRKGDPFESELLGLPNVILTPHTGGSTEEAQEAIGQFVANKVRDYLATGSTTLSVNLPNVALDQPPGVHRLAYLHRNVPGVLAKVNATLAEHGVNIEGQLLATRGELGYVVTDAGSTVSDDVLDALRAQPEAVRLRLLS
- a CDS encoding HelD family protein; this translates as MTAGTDDEIAREQAQVDVVYGRLDDLRGQTRARLAEVRRQGPSGSPQNRSERDAFATLYEDRLAQLEAVEERLVFGRLDLEDDSRRYVGRIGLTDPEQTPLLTDWRAPAAQAFYRATAAHPDGVRRRRHVVTRGRTVTGVEDEVLDLELLDGDGAELSGLSGEGALLAGLRAGRTGRMGDIVATIQAEQDRIIRSELGGALVVQGGPGTGKTAVALHRAAYLLYAHRRLLERSGVLLVGPSRTFLRYIDQVLPSLGETGVVTTTVADLVPGVVADGTEPDEVAEIKGRAIMARVVERAVRARQRVPAEPVEVRIDGRRVVVRPDDVAQAIARARRLHRPHNLARVAFVRDMLSRLANQYVSQLAFEVPADERGEIVEELRSTREVRIALNLAWMPMSPQKLVGDLYSRPWRLAQAAPELSERDRALLARPADAPWTPADVPLLDEAAELLGEDDQADRAQARAAADARAREVAYARQVLEQTGGGAFVSAELLADRFAGGGPALTTAERAAADRRWTYGHVVVDEAQELSAMAWRILLRRVPTRSLTIVGDVAQTTSPAGARSWARMLDPVLRGSWRQADLTVNYRTPAAVADVAGRVADAAGLPRSPLTSAREVPDALVVRQVPGDELERRAAAVAADALEEVRDASGGGRVALLAVAERQESVRAAAADAGLLAPDGAPDLDAPVVVLTPLAAKGLEFDVVVLVEPAEVLARSAGDLYVAMTRPTRTLHVLHAAPLPSGC